The region TTTTGAATAGACGAATTTTCTCCCATTTTAAAAGGTTATTTTAAACAAGAGGAACAAATAGATGAACAAAAATGCCTTATATTTCTTTTTTTATACCCTGGCGGCTTTTATTTTGACTGGCTGCAATCGGTTGGATACTATCGAGTATTCGCCCAAACTTACGCCTGACGCTTTTTTAAGCACACAACACTGGATGCGACTTCAGTTAGGATCATTGAATTTTGTATTAAGTCAGCCGTCTTCTTCCTTAATCGTATACTTTGTGAGCCTGTTTGATATTTTTGTCGCTTATAAATTCTTTACCAATCTACAAAATCAAAAGTCCAAACTATGGTGGGGAGTTGGTCTATTTCTTACAGGGGCGGGAGCATTATTAGCTGGAACTAGCTACCAGGCTTTTGGCTATGAAATCAAATGTGGCGGAAGAGAATTTTGCACATGGACTAGCTGGTGGGAAATCATCTACGCGTTATTATCAGGACTTGGAATGAATGCATTCTTAGTTGCCTGTGCTCACTCCAATGCAACGGGAAGCTTTCGAAAGACTATTATCTATTATGCGGTAATCAATGCAAGTCTCTACTCTGTCCTTTTACTTTATGGTGCATTTGTTCCCATTCAGTTTCTTGTATCCTTTGAATTCCTAAGTCTCTCTTCTACACCTAGTGTGATCTTCTTTGTTTGGATTTATGGGAAGGCATACAATAAAACAAAAGACAAAATGAATCTCTACTTGCGCAATACATGGATTATCCTCATAGCGGTTATTTTTACGTATGCGCTTTATTTGATTGCAGGAATCACCCAACCACTCTGGCAAAAAGGAATCTGGTTTACAGAGAATGATATTTTACATGTTGGAATGATTTACTGGGTTTATTATATCCTAGTAAAACTTCCAAACGAAGTAAAAGATTTACTCTAATTCCACATCGTTTAATGTATTGGAGAGGTTAATGCGATCGTTTAGAGCCTTGTGATCTACAAGTTTATCAAGCTCTCGCACTGCCTCTTCCAATTTAGTTCTATACGTTCTTAAAAGTCTAATTCTATCAACAGGGGAAGGGATCTCTGACATACTCACCATTTTTCGAATCGGTGCGTTAGACTCTGTATAGTTTGTATGTTTATCCACTTGGACTTTTACACCTGTCATTTCTTCATTGCTTGGTTCATTGGAAATAGACTTAATGACTGTTTCCGAATCCATCTTGGAGCTAAGTCTTGTTCTTCTCTTGTGAAAAGAAATACTATCTAGTTTTCCCTCTGCCATTTTCAAAACAAAGGTTTCAATTACAAAATGCTGGAGTCGTCTACCGGGCTGTGTCTCTGTGAAATTTCGAATCTCTCTTGTATAAGAATTATTCTTTATGCTACCCTGACGAACTAAATACGGGATGAACTTAGAAAGCTCACCTTGAAAGAATTTTACATCTTTCTTTACAATCTCAAACGTTGCCCTTTGTTCATTTGTAAACTCTCTAGTCTGTATGGTTCCATCTGGATTGATTAAAGTTGGATATTCAAAATCATCTGCTGACACAGTAAACAGCAAACTAAAAAAAAGAACAAGTAGAATAGGCATAATGTATTTCCTAGGTAAATTAGTATTTGCATACAGTAAACGCACAAAAGTTTTTTTCAAGCTATTTAATTTTTGAAAAGGATTGCAACTAGGCACAAAGACACAGAGAGAAGGTAAGAATGCATTTCAAAGATTACCACCGATGGACACCGATTAACACTGATAAAAGATAGGATATTAGTATAAAATTCTGAGTTTGGTTTCAATCCGAATCATTTTTTATCGTTCTGTTATCGGTGGTATTCTTGAAAGGTCCGTCTATCAAAAATATCTTCTTTTCTAATAGTGTTTTCCATTTATTGATTGTAAAAAAGGCAAGGTCAATTAAGCTTTGAGACATACGTATGGAAATAACGAAAAGAAAATCTGGCGAAACAATAGTGATAGAGCTTTCTGGGAGTCTCGATATTTATACGGCTACTGACTTTAAGACATATTTACAGGCAAATGTAAATACCGATCACTCTAAAGTCGTTGTAAACATGGAAAAACTCAATTATATCGACTCTTCGGGAATAGGAATGCTGATCAAGAGTTTGAATTATATGAAAGAATTAGACGGACAACTCCAACTAGCCAATCTAAAAGAATCTCTACAGAAAATTTTTAAAGTAGCTGGCTTAACAGCCTACTTTCAATTTATCACAGAAAAAGAATTCAAAGAAAAATATTTGGCATGAACTCGACGCATTTGACAGAGCAGGCGCTCGGAGAAGTTCTTTCCGAAATTCAAATTCAATCCTTTGACTGCACTTGGAATATTTCAAATGAGAAATTAATCGAAGTAATGGGAATTCGTAAAGAGGATTTTTACCGTAGCCTCTATTCTCTTCGCAGAAATCACTCCCAAAATCTAAACCTTCGCTCTTTCAGCGAAAAAGAAGGCGATCTTCTCTGTCTTCTATTACAACAAATTCTACGTAGAGCAGATATTGAAGAAGAATTTCTTAAATCAGGCGTTTACTTCCCCGAAGCTTCTCTCATAGAGCTTGGACAAATTTTGGTAGAGCTAATACAATCAACACTCAAAAAACACAAACTCGACAAAGAACTCTTTCATCTTCTTGTAAGCTCTACCAAGCAATTTGATGATGCATTTGATTCTTATTTCGAGGACAAATTTGATTTAGAAATATTATACGAAAGAAGTATTAGCATCTTTACAAACTCAAGAAATATCGACACTTCTTTCGGGGCAGATATTTTTCTCAAAAAGCATTTACAGGACTTAATTAAATACAATAAAATTTCGTTAAAGAAGATAACACAGGAATATAGACAAAGGTTTTATTACGAATTATTCGGAAAAATTAAACGTGAGGGGAAAATGGATTCAGATACTAGAAAACTTTTAGAATTCTTTCAATTAGAAGATAATGCAACTCTAAAGGATTTAAAAAAACGTTTTAAGGAGCTACTCCTAGTTTACCACCCGGATGTAAACAAAGACGGACATGCAAAGACACAAGAGATTATAGAAAATTACAATAAGCTATTTGAGCTTATCCGCTAATCTAAAAAAAACTCCAACCCCATTTATTAAAGTAACGTGCCATATTAGCTATAAATACAAAGGTAATCTTCCAGTCTCTATGTGCAGCTCTCTTCCAGAGATGAACGATATGCGCCTTAGCATAATAAGAAGTTCTAAATCCAATGCTCTGCACTTCTCTACAAATATCTGCATCCTCAAAATATAAAAAGTATCTCGGGTCAAATCCTTTTACACGATTCAGAACATCCCTTCTAAATAACATAAAAGCTCCACTAATAAATGGAACTTCGTAATTCTCCTCCTGATTCAAGTCTCTCATTTCATAGTTCTCTAAAATCGTCTTGAATAAGAAATGCAAAAACTTCGGAACAAACCTTCTAACAAAAAGAGAGGCTAATGAAGGGTATCTCTTGTTTAAAAATTGCTGGGTTCCATCTAAGTTTAATACTTTGGGAATTCCTATTCCTATTTCTGGATTCATATCCATATAATGAATCATTTTTTCAAGAGCATCCTCTTTGATAAATACATCAGGATTTAGGATAAGAAAGAATTTGGACGGCTCAGCATTCTCTATCGCAATATTATTTCCTTTTCCATAGCCTACATTTCTCCCATGATTGAAATGATAGAAAATCCTAGAGTCCTGCGCAAAAGAGTAATTACCCTGAACAGGACTATTGTCTACAATGTAGATTTTTACTTTGAGTTTAGTATCCAGAAAAGAATTTACGCACTCCTGCACAACTTGCGGAGAAGTATCGTAAACCACTACACTCGCAATGCAATCATAGACTGGATTCATACTGCTTCTTTAAATCGCTTACAATGTTTTTCTGCATTGCTTCATTCGTTCCACCACCAATCGAAAGTAAAATTGAATCCCGATGTAGTCTCTCAACCGGATACTCTCTACAATATCCATATCCTCCTAGTGCCTGAATCGCATTTCTAGAAACACGCTCAGCCATTTGAGTCGTAAATAATTTTGCAGAAGCAGCACCTAAAGAGTTTCTAGATTCAGGATTCATATTAGAAGCGACTTGGTATACGAGTGCTCTCGCAGCCGAATACTCAGCGTAAGACTCTGCAATCATTCTTTGGATTTGACCAAACTCGGAAAGTTTCTTTCCAAATGCTTCTCTGTGTAGAATAGAATATTCACTCATAATATCGAGACAACGTTTCGCAATTCCAAGAGATTGAGCGGCTAATGTAATACGCTCAATTTCCAAGTTGCGCATCATATGAGAAATAGCACCATTCTCTTCACCAATTAAATTCGCTTCTGGCACTTCTAAGTCTTCAAAGACTAGCTGAGTAGTTGGCGAAGATCTCATTCCCATCTTTTCTTCTTTCTTTCCAACGCTAAATCCTTTGAAATTGGATTCAACG is a window of Leptospiraceae bacterium DNA encoding:
- a CDS encoding STAS domain-containing protein, with translation MEITKRKSGETIVIELSGSLDIYTATDFKTYLQANVNTDHSKVVVNMEKLNYIDSSGIGMLIKSLNYMKELDGQLQLANLKESLQKIFKVAGLTAYFQFITEKEFKEKYLA
- a CDS encoding J domain-containing protein, encoding MNSTHLTEQALGEVLSEIQIQSFDCTWNISNEKLIEVMGIRKEDFYRSLYSLRRNHSQNLNLRSFSEKEGDLLCLLLQQILRRADIEEEFLKSGVYFPEASLIELGQILVELIQSTLKKHKLDKELFHLLVSSTKQFDDAFDSYFEDKFDLEILYERSISIFTNSRNIDTSFGADIFLKKHLQDLIKYNKISLKKITQEYRQRFYYELFGKIKREGKMDSDTRKLLEFFQLEDNATLKDLKKRFKELLLVYHPDVNKDGHAKTQEIIENYNKLFELIR
- a CDS encoding glycosyltransferase family 2 protein, with amino-acid sequence MNPVYDCIASVVVYDTSPQVVQECVNSFLDTKLKVKIYIVDNSPVQGNYSFAQDSRIFYHFNHGRNVGYGKGNNIAIENAEPSKFFLILNPDVFIKEDALEKMIHYMDMNPEIGIGIPKVLNLDGTQQFLNKRYPSLASLFVRRFVPKFLHFLFKTILENYEMRDLNQEENYEVPFISGAFMLFRRDVLNRVKGFDPRYFLYFEDADICREVQSIGFRTSYYAKAHIVHLWKRAAHRDWKITFVFIANMARYFNKWGWSFF
- a CDS encoding acyl-CoA dehydrogenase family protein gives rise to the protein MKRQDILFNPSDAHAELRDNVAKFAKQELDLQAKEYDETETFNKEVFQKLASELGLLGVTVPEKDGGLGLDAVAAVIIHEEMSKYDPGFTLSYLAHEVLFVNNFYYSGNAEQKSRYLQKVISGEWIAGMGMTEPGAGTDVLGMATVATKSNGKYILNGTKQYITNGSIGNVFLVYAKLHKRDIKKTTAFIVESNFKGFSVGKKEEKMGMRSSPTTQLVFEDLEVPEANLIGEENGAISHMMRNLEIERITLAAQSLGIAKRCLDIMSEYSILHREAFGKKLSEFGQIQRMIAESYAEYSAARALVYQVASNMNPESRNSLGAASAKLFTTQMAERVSRNAIQALGGYGYCREYPVERLHRDSILLSIGGGTNEAMQKNIVSDLKKQYESSL